The DNA region ATCAACAGGCTGTATAACTATGAACCGCTGACTGCGTTGCGGACGTTACGTGCCAGTGTGTTTGGACGGCTGGTGTGTGTAAGGGGAACAGTGGTCAGAGTGAGCAACATCAGACCTCTGTGTACCAGGATGGCCTTCAGGTGCCTGggctgcatgcacacacagtcactgCCACTGCAGCATGGGAAATACGCTACACCTACCAAGGTATGCACACGTTTTTCCTTACTCTTTCCACAACTTTGTTTTCacaagtatgtatatatatatatatatatatatatatatatatatacgcacACAATATTCCTTCAGCATACACATATAACCGTCTTTGACATCATTATTTAGATTTACTGATTCATTTGGcacttttaatgtgtgtgtatactctCTTCTTTTATCACGTAGTGTATCCAGCCGGACTGCCGCAGTCGTACCTTCGCCCCCAGCAGGAATTCCCCTTTTACTCATACTGTAGACTGGCAGATCATTAAGTAAGTATATCATGTGCCTATTTATACAATTGAACGATCAGCAGTGAAAAACCACTCATGGTGAACTGAAATCCTTGTTGCAGTTGTTGGTTAAAGAATGTAATGTATTGGCTCCAGCAGTGGTCTTGGAAAGAGGTTTTGAACTTATGCTTTCTGATGATAAGAAAGAGGAGGCACTATTTCAATTTAGGAAGGCTGCTTACCTGAAAACTGCAAAAATCTAAACTTTATCCTCAGTGGCACACAATGTTGTTGCATGTTATCTCTGCTAAAATGAGCAAATATTGTGAGAAGGTCCCAGCTTTTCTCATAAAATCTTCTAATGCCAAAAAAGTAGTGCATCTCCAACCCTGAGTCACCATTTACATACTGCatttgaaatgatttttttttttttttttttttttttttttgtgctactTCAGGGTGCAGGAGTTGATGGGCGGAGAGCAGAGGGAGACTGGAAGGATCCCGCGCACCGTGGAGTGTCAACTGACATCCGACCTCTGTGACAGCTGCGTCCCTGGAGACACAGTCACTGTGACAGGGATAGTTAGAGTTACCAGcgatggtacacacacacacacacacacacacacacacacatacacattctaACCAGGGTGGGAGGTGAAGTTTGGAGTAAGTTTTTGCCTTTTACTGGTACTTACTTAAATGTATTAACTATATTAGtatatctacacacacacacacaaacacacacacacacacacacacacacacacacacacacacacacatatacatatacacacacacacacacacacacacacacactctataagCCTAGTACCATATTTAGGTACCATAATTCTGGAAGCACACACAGAACACTCTTATTATTTTTTCTATGCAGGTAGTTCCCGGGGGAATAAGGATCAGTGCATGTTCCTCCTCTACCTTGAAGCTATTTCAGTCAGCAATACTAAAGGTACTGAAGCTTGTATATTTGTACAAAAATTATGCGGAGCACTTAATGTAATACAACAGAGcaataaggttttttttttttttttgcttttaatgTGTAGGTAAGCAGTCCAAGTCAGGTCAGGGATCACTTGAAGATCGTTCTGGGGGGGAGGAGTTCAGTCTGAAGGAGTTGTATGCCATCCAGGAGATCCAGTCACAGCCTGACCTTCTGAGACTTATAGTACAGTAAGATATTTATTACCTACAATATAGCCCTGTTCACACGGGATTAGTATTACCTGGTGACTTCTAGTCGTTTGTAATAGTTACGGAGGTTGTCTGTGTTGTTAATCTCGTGCGAATCagccatgtctgtaatttggCGGGGTcgtatattttttttagtttttagtttccTGTGAGCCTTTTAATCCCTTTCGCGAAGACAGATATGGGATCGCGGGGGGGCTTGTAGTTTTCATACATCCCAAACCACAGAGTTTGAACAACATGGGCGTTGTGGGAGaatttactttcttttcttttctaggGCTGCATcatttattgtttattcatTGTCCTCCTGATGTCAACTTGCACAATACCGCATCATGAAAGACTGCGATTGATTGCACTTTGAGTATAGTAACAACGtattaaatcattttttgtattcCTATTTGGCCAAAATGGCCACTGTCTAGATGATCAAACCTTATGATGTAGCTAACAAAATGACTTCTTGCCCCAACTAGTCTTAGGGATCTTGGAATTTGTCTTGCTGTTTTTCATTAATCATACACTTCTGGTTAGTGTTATGCATTTCAGCCACACATggctgctactgtgtgtgtaggcGTTTAGTCCTTTTTAGTACTGTTTAAACACTGTGCTATAACTCAAACCAAGATATGTAACACTCTGATCTTCTCGCCTCTTTCAGGTCTTTGTGTCCTGTCATCTACGGCCACCTGGTGAGTTGTGCGATCAAGAAAACCAACAGCATTTTCATCAGAGGTTACAAAGGGATGACTTGGTTGAAAACAACATGTCATTCACACCTCGCAAACATCATTTTCTGTCATCTTGATTTGTCAAGGCTAAGATCATGTGTTCTTGTGTGTCCAAAGCTGGTGAAAGCTGCTCTAGCCTTGGTGTTGTTTGGaggcagacagaaacacactggCAAGAACAGCGTCCCAGTTAGAGGAGACCCACACATCCTGATGGTGGGAGACCCTGGACTGGGGAAGAGTCAGATGTTGCAGGTAACACAGAAAACATACTTTAATAGAGCAGTAATGTCTGGCAAAGATAAAGTGAAAACAGTAAAAATTGTAATTTTGTTACTCTTTACCTGAGGTTGTAATTTACATTTACTTCCTGAAGCTGTAATATATGAAACCAGTTTCAGTGTGTAAACGTAAACttcatatatatttatgtgtgctgtgtgtgtaggcaGTGTGTAATGTGGCTCCCAGAGGAATCTATGTATGTGGCAACAGCACAAGCACCACAGGTAAATTGTCTTAAAAGTACTACTCTCCTTAAGCTAAGGTGGTGATTACTCTCTGGGCAGTTTTCCAGGTCTGTTGCAACATAATCAAGTTGggaattaaatattttttatttttatttttttaggactAACTGTGAGTTTATGTCGAGACGCTGGAACGGGGGATTTTGCTCTAGAGGCCGGAGCCTTGGTGCTGGCTGACCAAGGTAGGAAATAAATTGGAAACATTGCTTTAAAAAAGTGTATTTATACCTGTGTTGTGTATAGATAATGTAAATTGATTTATTAGTCCTTTCATTCAGTGCAGCACTGCATCTTTGTTCcccaggttttaaaaaaaggctcAAGGTGTCAGACAAACTCCTCACCTTGCAtaggaatttaaaaaaacaacaactgggGTAATCAACAGAATTGGAGATCCACACATTGTTATCTCTCTACCTGTTGGGGCTGCAAGCATGCAAAACTGCATAGAAAACATGTTGGGCTTTTTCGTCCATCTGTCATTCCtgcttgtttcttttcttttttctcttccttaTTGTCTTCTTCTACTGGCCTCGTTCTCTTTtcatcctctttctctgtctgttcccTTTAGGCCTGTGTTGCATTGATGAGTTTGATAAGTTGGGCAACCAGCAGCAGGCTCTGCTAGAAGCCATGGAGCAGCAGTCTGTGAGTCTGGCTAAGGCTGGAATAGTTTCCTCTCTGCCTGCAAGGACGTCAGTCGTAGCTGCTGCGAACCCCATTGGAGGACATTACAACAGAGGCAAGACTGTTTCTGAAAATCTGAAGTAAGTCAGCTCACGGTACATTGATTGTGTTTTTTAGTGACTGCTGTCGGATattactgtatatctgtgtaaATATACAAGTGGTTAAGTTATATTTACAGCACTGCATTCTTGTCTTCAGAATGGGTTCAGCACTTCTCTCTCGATTTGACgtcgtcttcctcctcctggACATCCCAGATGAGTCACATGACCGGCACTTGTCAGAACACGTCATGGCAAACAGGGCAGGAAAAGGCAGAACCAGCAGCGCCATAGTTACCAGGGCTAGCAGTGATTTAGAGACCTCCATCCTGCTAGAACACTCAGACATGCCGCTGTCTGAACGTTTGCAGGTAAATACAGTGGACCATACTGAAGGAGTACAGTGCTATTcaagattaactttattgtcccactGTCAAAAATCATTTGTATTCATGCAatatgtttgtttctgtgtcaaGATCCCTGCAGGTGAAACTGTAGACCCCATTCCAGTATGTTTGTTAAGGAAGTATATCAGCTACGCTCGCCAGTATGTCCATCCCTCGCTCTCTCCTGAAGCAGCAAAGATACTTCAGGACTTCTACCTGTCACTGAGATCTCAGGCACACTCCTCTGATTCCACACCCATCACCACACGACAACTTGAGTCTTTAATTAGACTAACTGAGGTAGGTTTCTGTATGTTtggtgtgttcagtgtgttcaCCCAAAAGCAACATGGAATGGATTAAGATACTACATAAAATCTTTTGGTTTTCTGCTATAGTTTCAGGCTCAACACTTTTATGTGTCTAACAAAAGGAACCATTTTCCCAGTTGTGCCCCAGTACTTATGTGGttaactgtgtttttgttgcagGCAAGAGCCAGGCTGGAGCTCAGAGAGACGGCTACCCGCAGTGATGCTGAAGATGTTGTGGAAATCATGAAACACAGGTGACACTACAGGGGGCTTTgtgtatattagggctgcatccaacaaaagagagacaaattgtCATCACAATTTTCTAAAACCCAAGGTGATGTtgttaaattgcttgttttgtccgaccaactcTCCAAAAcataaagatattcagtttattaagacaaagaaaagcagaaaatcctctCATTTCAGAAGCTCAAACCAGAGAATATTTAGCATTTTTCTGTCAACAGATTGCCGTCTTAATTGTTTCAGCTATGCTGTGTATTTGTCACTTTCCTTACATTTAAAGATTTAAGGAGAGGATCTTGGATTTGCAGAGGTAACAGTTTTCCACAAGTTGCTCCCACCTGTGTTCTTGATATTCATTTGCTGCACAATATAtagaatttgtttttaaaacttGTGCACATAGCAGAATACCCATTACAGAACTGATAACTGTGGTCATGTCAAGTAACAAAGTGATTTTCActaaattgtgtgtgtatttttgttttgcagtCTGGCTGATACATATTCAGATGGGCTGGGCAACCTGGACTTTGAGCGCTCGCAGCTTGGATCAGGCATGAGTCAGCGTAGCGTTGCAAAAAGACTGGTCAACGCACTGCACATGCATGCTCAGAGGACCAATCAGAAGCAGTTTGACCTACAGATGCTTCGATCCATCGCCAACAAACTGAACATAAAGGTGAAACTGAAATACACATGCACTAGATGAACAGTACCAAATGAAAGGCACAAACACCCCCATGTTATTCTGACTAATCTAATCTGTGACTGGGACTGTCATCCAAATTTTGCAAATACGGTAGAGCTCCTTTATCGAAAATTGAGTTATCAACTTGCTTAAGAACGACACATCAAAATTAAAATGCTGAAATAGAAATACTGGTTAAGCTAAAACACACCATTACTCAAGGTTGCATTCCGATGCTTACTACTCATAAATACAGTCAGAGCCATTGAACAAACTCCTATGAAAAAGAGATGGAATTACAGAAAGACAGTAATTCTCAGTAATTCAGGCCATGAGTGAGTGTTGAATACATGCAGTAAATCCTGTTCCTAACACAGAAAACACTATCACTAAACTTTGGTTAATTCCTTTCAGGTGGTGGATTTTGAAGGTCTGGTGAGTTCCCTCAATGAGCAGGGTTTCCTGCTGAAGAAAGGAGCTAAGCTGTACCAGCTGCAGACTGTCTGATCACTGACAACTGCAACAGACTAAGAGCTGGGTACCTGCCTCATCCTGCAGACCTCGCTAAAAGGTCAGTGTTCAGCATAACTGAACTGGGTCTCTTTCTGTGTAAGAGGGGGAAAGGAACTTGATGGGGAGTTCATTATCCAGACCACTTTCACCAAACCTCCACCCAACAGACTGCTGTGAAACCTTTTGAAGAGACTATAACAACCACAGCAACCGACAAA from Perca flavescens isolate YP-PL-M2 chromosome 17, PFLA_1.0, whole genome shotgun sequence includes:
- the mcm8 gene encoding DNA helicase MCM8; protein product: SRPWRGGSAGGGGRGGGGSGNNPLSSQRVLCQATLDISCPYKGWSLYFTEGFIESSPSVEKIKVFEKYFTSKIELYDKDEIERQGSVLVDYADLTGDKTVREALPDLTTELKEQPEVILNCLGVAIHQVLTIDLEKQAAELQEEELPVATPIINIPHINARLYNYEPLTALRTLRASVFGRLVCVRGTVVRVSNIRPLCTRMAFRCLGCMHTQSLPLQHGKYATPTKCIQPDCRSRTFAPSRNSPFTHTVDWQIIKVQELMGGEQRETGRIPRTVECQLTSDLCDSCVPGDTVTVTGIVRVTSDGSSRGNKDQCMFLLYLEAISVSNTKGKQSKSGQGSLEDRSGGEEFSLKELYAIQEIQSQPDLLRLIVQSLCPVIYGHLLVKAALALVLFGGRQKHTGKNSVPVRGDPHILMVGDPGLGKSQMLQAVCNVAPRGIYVCGNSTSTTGLTVSLCRDAGTGDFALEAGALVLADQGLCCIDEFDKLGNQQQALLEAMEQQSVSLAKAGIVSSLPARTSVVAAANPIGGHYNRGKTVSENLKMGSALLSRFDVVFLLLDIPDESHDRHLSEHVMANRAGKGRTSSAIVTRASSDLETSILLEHSDMPLSERLQIPAGETVDPIPVCLLRKYISYARQYVHPSLSPEAAKILQDFYLSLRSQAHSSDSTPITTRQLESLIRLTEARARLELRETATRSDAEDVVEIMKHSLADTYSDGLGNLDFERSQLGSGMSQRSVAKRLVNALHMHAQRTNQKQFDLQMLRSIANKLNIKVVDFEGLVSSLNEQGFLLKKGAKLYQLQTV